From a region of the Arachis ipaensis cultivar K30076 chromosome B09, Araip1.1, whole genome shotgun sequence genome:
- the LOC110266687 gene encoding blue copper protein-like — MAKAVALVAASFLILLLAFPTVFATDYVVGGPSGWVIGPDYGIWAENFKFKVNDTLTFKYEASLHQVDEVSKSDYINCNSNHSIKNYKGGNNKITLSKPGSYFFLCPTPRHCQLGMKLALNVS, encoded by the exons ATGGCTAAAGCTGTAGCATTAGTTGCTGCCTCATTCTTGATTTTGTTGTTGGCTTTTCCAACTGTTTTTGCAACAGATTACGTTGTTGGAGGTCCTTCTGGATGGGTCATTGGACCTGATTATGGCATCTGGGccgaaaattttaaattcaaagttAATGATACTCTAA CGTTCAAGTATGAGGCAAGTCTCCACCAAGTGGACGAAGTGAGCAAAAGCGACTACATTAACTGCAATTCAAACCACTCAATAAAAAACTACAAAGGCGGTAACAACAAGATCACACTTTCAAAGCCAGGGAGCTACTTCTTCTTGTGCCCAACACCTCGTCACTGCCAACTTGGCATGAAACTTGCGCTCAATGTTTCTTAA